The DNA window tttaaaatagaaacaaGGTTAAGGCTCCTAGAATAAAATCATTTGTGCTACTAGATCACCTGCGGAAGGCTCCTATCAGATCCTTTAAGGCGTGAAAAGGCCTTGTCACAGAAGAGGCGGATTTCACTTTTCTCTGAGTTGCTGGTGAGATCTGCACCAAACATGCTCTCTGCTGATTTATCACATCGGTTTTTTGAGAAGCAAAAAATTACCACCTGTATAAGAAccatataaaatatcataataGCTCAAAATGACATGGAATGATGAGTGGGAACAGTAGTCAATGACCAATATGCGGCAAGAAAATGTTTCTTCACAATAGATTGCGATATTGGCTTTGCAATGCACAATGAAGAGcaaaagaataaaattcaatataaatttatgttcaAAAGAACAGTATGTTATAGATTTCATTGTCAAGAAAAATGTCATAATTAACTTCGTCACATACAGGCACAAGGGATTTCTTCAAAAGGTTATTTATGAGGGGCATCCAGAATGAAGACTCCGATCTCCTTGGCCCTGAGGTGCTTTGTTGAACTGCAGCAGCTGATGAGCTGGCGTGGTGGTGCTTTGGATTTTTCTGATCTCTTCCTCTATTAGATGTAGCTGGATTTCTGCCTTGAGTTCCAGCACGTGCTGCATTTGTTCCTGGTTTTGAACCAGGTTTCGTTCCAAGCTTGTtcgaatttttctttttataagcTTCCTTGGCTTCTCTATATCCTTGAGTAAGAAATGCATCTTTCTCGCATATTTTGAACACTTCTCCGGAGTAGAACAAACAGTGCTCAAGGGGAACGGGCCTTTTATTGGTCCTGGTGAACATAtggcatatatatgttatgaTTAAAACTGTTAGGAAGTAGATTAACAAAAGTATGCACTTAGGCAAAGGCAAGCTATAATCCGCTCAGCTAATGTATAATAGATATAATAATAcattgtactccctccggtttttaataaatgacgccattgacttttagtcatacgtttgaccatttgtcttaatCAAAAAACTtgtgtaattatcatttattttgttgtgacttgatttattattaaatgtattttaatcataatttacatctttgcatatttgcataaaatttttgaataagacaaatggtgaAACATGTGCCAAAAAGTCAATtatgtcatctattaaaagccggagggagtactatttaATTGTAAGAAAAACAAGTTGATTTAGACTGATTTTCTTGAATTGAGCCCCATCAAACATCCTGGAGTTTGCCTAATTAATCCCTAGCCCCTCCCCTACTGAGATTTGTCCAATTACACACTTTCAACTTAATTGAATCAATCAATATTGAAGTCTAAGACTAGAAAAGTCAATTAAATACTAATTACTACTCAGTATTAGTAATATGTTTTGCAGGGAAAAATTGCCACCAAAAGAATAACTTGGTGTGAAAAAACTACattaaaacaacaaatattctactatatagttatatcaaaatcttctaaatataaaatatttagcaaGTAATTCTGGTTTATCATTAGTCATTAGGGAAAACAATAATTCAAATAGAAAATCCTCATAGCTAATTAGCTTAgagtttaaataaaaaataataattctaAGGGTGGGTGTTTAGTTGCACAAGATAGTGCATTACAGGTACTCAGATCAGCAAAAGTAGATTACAGGGCTTATAATGCAATTTGACATGGCTATACTTACGATGTGACACGAATTTTCTTCTGCTTTGTACGACCAATCCAGTCAGCAAATTCAACTGTGTTTGGAACCTAAATAGAAATGTTACAGTTCAACTCCAAAATAAATAGCAATCGGAGATATGATATGGTCACAGCACACAAGCTTGAGCTTTTGTAAgatggaaaaggaaaaaaaatgttttcaacGATGTATtcaaaagatatttttgcatTAAATAACCAAATTAGACCTGAATCAGCCTTAAATTGAATAATATCGCTGAAGTATATTGTTTTCTCCAAACAGTATTAACAGCCCAAAACCAGCAGATCATCACCATTTCAGACAAGATTAATTTACTGAATGTTTATAAAGAAATTGAAGTTGTTGGATCATACTTGCTTCATAGAAAAACTGGCACAGCCATACTTACTAATAAAAATCACCTTAAGGTTAGAGTATTCAACCAGTTATTTCAAgaacaaaatgaaattataaGAAGTTCTATTATTCCATTTCTGAGTTTTTATAATCCAAAAATGGGCTAATGGCATGTCATGCTTTTGCATACTTGAAATGATTACTAATAATTATTGAGCGACAATCTAGCAACATACCATGGGTAACGATAATTAAATAGAAGTATACACTAAATCCATACCGTTGCTGAAAGGAGCACAATGTTAATGTGCTTTGGGAGCATTATAATAACTTCCTCCCAAACTACACCTCTCTCAGCATCATTTACATAATGCACTTCATCAAAAATTACCTGATTGCAAAATCAACCACACACAACGCCCATGGCTCcataagtttataatatatattttttgaaaatcatGGAACATTACATTATGAAGAACTCAGAACTGAGACAGCATACCCATTCAATATCACGTATGATGTCAGCGCCTCTGTAGAGCATTGAACGTAATATTTCTGTTGTCATAATTAAGCAAGTCGCCTCTGGCCTGATACTGACATCTCCAGTAAGAAGTCCCACATCAAACTTCCCACAGAAATCTCGGTATTTTTGGTTGCTGATAGTTTTAATGGGAGCAGTATAGACAGCCCGGGTGCAATGCTGCATGAAAACACTATTTTTCATCACAATGACCATGCTAACATTGTTTTATTGGGACATATCATACGAGTTGTTTTGGAAGAGTGTGAATCAATTCTCTACAGTAAGAAATAGAACTGGCACAATAAAGTATGTACAGATCAAAATTTGCAGTTATGAATCTAGTGAGAAAGTGTAAAAGAATGAACTCTTTATCAGAAATGCAGGACTCAAAGCAACTAAAAGTAAATCTCAAGTTATTGATACTTCTGCAAATAATAGGGTCAACAAGGTACCGAAGTGAAGGGATCAGTTGATTCGAATTGACAAAAGGTAGGAtaccaaaaaagaaacagtGAAGCAATCGTACTTTTGTTGCTAAAGCGAATGCATACTCTGCAACAACCGTCTTTCCTGCCGATGTATGAGCCGCCACAAAGACTGATTCACCTTTCTCAAGATAATATATGGCCTATATTTGGCAGATAGAAAGGCACACATTAGCAACTATATCGAGCATTTAGTAGCATATGTTTCTAACAAAAAGGTGATAGCTATTAGCCAATCATGGCCTGCTCAAAATACATGATTGCTACAAGAGATGTCAAGAAAACGAAATGCTACTTTGActtgtttcttttatccaaaaatacaatgcggccttttgttccaaaaatatGGGGCCTTCTACTTCTTTAGAGTGACAGGTGATAGGCCACTCACAGAACTGGAATACAGTTGCCGACTTTCCAGCATAGTTGAAACCGTTTACTACATGTGGTACttaataggaaaaatatgccTAGATTAAGTATAACTGGTGCATGGAGCTTTTATCCTTCACTGGCAAAGTGGCAAGGATGTATCATGGTAGTGCTATCAAAAAGTACATGTTAACAGAATGTGTATTCAACTACATGTTCCTGCCAGAACTTAAGTAAAAGgaatttaaaacaaaagtcCAGACGTTTATGGATAGCTTACCTCCTTCTGGAATTTATCTAATTCAAATGGAAACTCGATTGCCATATCTGGAACAAGTTTATAGAAGTTAGTCAGAATGTCTTCATCCCCACCAACAAGTGCCCAAACCTGCAggtgaaataaaaacaaaaaaccatCACTGATTCATATCTATGCATCAATGGTATTTATGGAACAGGAAGCACAATCTAGAAAGTGGGTGAAAAAAAGGAAGCACAAAATGCACCTACCTTCCCCTCCTTTGCCAGACTGTCACCACCCGATCCACTTGAATCTCTGCTAGTATCTATAACTGATGATGACAACATTTGATCCAACTCTGTTTGAGCTTCTGAAACATCTCCTAGGGCATCATCTTTCTGTTTCTCAATGTCTGGCTTTTCTAGAATTTCAGAAGCATCTTGCAGTCTgtcaatattttgtttatcaaCATCTGCAAATGGAAAAGGGGGAAGGTCAGCATGAAACCAGAGAAGACTTAAACCTTGTAGTGAAAATGGGAATGATGGCAGCTGCGATGATTTATCAGAAGAGAAGATATTCATTTGAAAGGAGGATATGCTGTATGAGGATGATAAACTTACCACTGGTCTCTTCATCTCCAACTGATTGCTGAACATCATCTTCACGTGACACCTTATCGTCAGCATCTTCCTCCCAGGCTATCTTGAATAGATCATCAAACTGTAGCGAGTACTTATCCTGCAGGACCATGAGATATTCAGGTTTTAAATGTATAATGGCAAAACCAGCAAGATGTGGAATCCTGGACTGTTTAGCATATGTACTGAGTACCATCGTGTCATTCGATGAAGATGTAGGGTGTTCTTCTACACATTTTCCATCCTGGTAACACTTCCAATGGCTTTTATACTCCTATAAGAATATATCACACACCGCAGCAGCACAGCCACAGCTTAGCACAATGACAGTaatatctactccctccgttccataggATAAGACTTTCTGACATTGCCTGGATTCATCCATGGATCAATGCATATGTTTTCTATAGCATATGTGttcaaattcattagcattcatgtAAATTTAGGCAAAGCCAGatagtcttataatatggggtggagggagtacttagcAACAGAAACCAACACTATAAAGGATCAAACCTTCAGATTGCCAAGGTCCAATCTCTTGCGGAATCCTGGAGGTGTAACCTGTGCAGGTCCTCCACTCATAAGCTCGCGTACCCAATCACCATTTCGTGCACCCTCTGGAAATGCCTTCTCCAAAGCTGCCGCCCCGGTCGCATCATCATGCAGCCCCCCTGGGCGGAACGGCCGGTTGTTGACGCTCCCCCTCACAAAATCCTTCGCGGGGCCAGGCATCCGTGGCGATATCCCAGGGGTTCCCGAATCAAACACGTCGCTCATATCCATCTGCACAGACTCAGGATCCCACACTTGCGACTccagggacgacgacgacaatggaggccggcggcggcggaacggCGGCTCCCACGCGGGCACGAGCATggtgcgcggcgcggagggctCCAGCGGCGGCCTAGCCAGAGCGAACCAGTCCAGGTCCCACACCCTCCCGCCATCGGCCGCGGTGGGGAGGTGGAGCTCCGGGTTGAGGTAGTTTGCCTCGAGGTACTCCCTCACGCTGCTCGGGCTCTCCGGTGGGTAAGCCGGCGGCTGCGATTGCCACCGCACCCCCCATGGGTTTAGGGTTTACGCGTCGCATTGAGTAAAGCGTGTGATttaggggaggggaggagagcagTGGGTCGCGTACCAGGACGAACTCCGGTACAGGGCTGGGAGGATTGGGCGTcgggtcgaggcggaggtggccgcCGTGGCCGGAGAAGCTGATGCGGAACGGCACctcgctcgccggcgaggtggtgaGGTCGCCCATGGAGGCCGCCGCGGTGAGGAGGCGGTCCGTTTCCCTTTCGACGGCGGAAGACGAGCCGGTGCTTTGCGAGTTCCAGCGTTACCCGCACAAACAGCACCTGCAGGTGGGCCCAGGACAATACATATAAGCACGTAGGAGTATTTCACTAACGCAAAGAAGAAACATTTAAAAGCTGAATTCCCTTCTGTGTAACTGTATAAAATCgtgtatttacttttattcgAGAGTTTTAATTACATttgtttcctataattttaatttaatttcacaTGTGTATTCAAGGAAAAGTCTATATGTATTAAGCCCctcatttttgtttatgtatatatttataagtcaaaatttaaatttaaaacttagaTCTGAAattagtttggttttttatcacagtttattttcttttacatcAAAAGgaacaagtatataaaagtatacaGTTCTCACTaggtaaaagaaaacaaacacatGTTTCAAATGGCACAAGGGTCAGATGCATGCTTTAAAGTATGTGCAACATTAGGAAAATGACCACGAAATGGTattaaggctgcgttcgtttggattggggtaagttaacttaccccgacaaggaaaacgtagtaatagattagtacacgattaattaattattaattatttaaaaaatatataatagattaatatgattttttaaaacaactttcatatagaaaatttttgcaaaagataCACTGtttagttcgggaagcgtgcgcgtgaaaaacgagaagcTAAGTTATCTTAGCTGAGGGGAACTAACGCGGCCTAAGCACTCTCTCAACCCCATGATTCCATGAAAACTTTAGCTCTAGGGCAAAACTAACAAATTAATGGTGGGGTAAAAAGCCATGC is part of the Oryza brachyantha chromosome 2, ObraRS2, whole genome shotgun sequence genome and encodes:
- the LOC102717124 gene encoding DExH-box ATP-dependent RNA helicase DExH11 — encoded protein: MGDLTTSPASEVPFRISFSGHGGHLRLDPTPNPPSPVPEFVLPPAYPPESPSSVREYLEANYLNPELHLPTAADGGRVWDLDWFALARPPLEPSAPRTMLVPAWEPPFRRRRPPLSSSSLESQVWDPESVQMDMSDVFDSGTPGISPRMPGPAKDFVRGSVNNRPFRPGGLHDDATGAAALEKAFPEGARNGDWVRELMSGGPAQVTPPGFRKRLDLGNLKEYKSHWKCYQDGKCVEEHPTSSSNDTMDKYSLQFDDLFKIAWEEDADDKVSREDDVQQSVGDEETSDVDKQNIDRLQDASEILEKPDIEKQKDDALGDVSEAQTELDQMLSSSVIDTSRDSSGSGGDSLAKEGKVWALVGGDEDILTNFYKLVPDMAIEFPFELDKFQKEAIYYLEKGESVFVAAHTSAGKTVVAEYAFALATKHCTRAVYTAPIKTISNQKYRDFCGKFDVGLLTGDVSIRPEATCLIMTTEILRSMLYRGADIIRDIEWVIFDEVHYVNDAERGVVWEEVIIMLPKHINIVLLSATVPNTVEFADWIGRTKQKKIRVTSTNKRPVPLEHCLFYSGEVFKICEKDAFLTQGYREAKEAYKKKNSNKLGTKPGSKPGTNAARAGTQGRNPATSNRGRDQKNPKHHHASSSAAAVQQSTSGPRRSESSFWMPLINNLLKKSLVPVVIFCFSKNRCDKSAESMFGADLTSNSEKSEIRLFCDKAFSRLKGSDRSLPQVVGIQSLLRRGIGVHHAGLLPIVKEVVEMLFCRGVIKVLFSTETFAMGVNAPARTVVFDSLRKFDGKEHRKLLPGEYIQMAGRAGRRGLDNIGTVIVMCRDEIPEESDLKNLIVGKPTRLESQFRLTYTMILHLLRVEELKVEDMLKRSFAEFHAQKNLPEKEKLLLQMLRQPTKTIECIKGEPAIEEYYEMALEAEAHRESITEAIMQLSASQQALIPGRLVVVKSKSDDDHLLGVIVKTPSAALKQYIVLVLTGDCTSSALAPDSSNQNEKEAGDFKQGYFVVPKGKRGMEDEYFSSVSKRKGSGVINIKLPYKGDASGTGFEVRAIDSKEIMSICTSKIKIDQVGLLEDPSKTIYAKTVQMLKQEQPDGNKYPAALDAIKDLKLKDMLLIENYHAYQRLLQKMSENKCHGCIKLKEHIALMKEQKVYKDQLSELKYQMSDEALQQMPEFQGRIDVLKEIHYIDSDLVVQLKGRVACEMNSGEELISTECLFENQFDDLEPEEAVAIMSALVFQQRNTSEPSLTPKLADARKRIYDTAIRLGKLQREFKVPVDPEEYARDNLKFGLVEVVYEWAKGTPFADICELTDVSEGLIVRTIVRLDETCREFRNAASIMGNSALYKKMETASNAIKRDIVFAASLYITGI